Proteins encoded in a region of the Brevinematales bacterium genome:
- a CDS encoding FecR domain-containing protein translates to MEDIEKLLKESLSFSKFESTSKEFKGELFLKEEKTMNVSRILIVSLPILAVLIGGLLLVNQFLKVSEKTVVKEDKVLSTEQTTKEEVPEVSGNVYTRGIVSMVVGDVKIQSRGVIFDAEVGYILKQEDVIRTGKSSECEVQVDKRIVLRIGEKTEISLSEIVSVVEGKKESIVDLVKGTVKSAVGNLKGGELKVRTSTAIAAVRGTKFMVYSDENGGTRVIVSEGKVSVGIRSKTLEEQIQKLNDEQRKNIEKNVLLSVVVKEGEQVYVDKKIQKKVEQSVQSSLPVGAFDTTDDFIEEINKIVKQISSKNRLVVESANKQVLASIDKSISKDIMVDYENSVRVSFLPTESTKDAMLYINNVEISSIPVERILGKNVDYIIGVKKDNKFIFKEKMRFTKDSKITIDVKEELKPKEEKTVKMNFGMNIVSGYGKWAKHGTISLIPSSSGVIVFDGKSIKSVGVKGLAYGFGDGIIVSLSKDENEFIVVNISSFDGGLLQSINLGESSRGTLVVSRPAVLGDKVFVPSIDGVYIIDIKTGDKKVAKIGSVYSDIVAIKDRAISINEIGEVYSISGDGSHSKIGQMSLSIVRKASLSSDGENLFVFLKGRLHIVNLEKFKEISVNTDIQTESLPISTRDRIILFGDRKIVSVKKNGEIEYEIDLNGKQKGMPYVGEYIVATTTQGVFVYNVNNGEMVKEFDIQASTSLIIGDKLYVVSSSETLVLDIK, encoded by the coding sequence ATGGAAGACATAGAAAAGCTCTTAAAAGAAAGCTTAAGCTTCAGTAAGTTTGAAAGTACTTCTAAGGAGTTTAAAGGAGAGTTGTTTTTAAAGGAGGAAAAAACTATGAATGTATCCAGGATTTTAATTGTTTCTTTGCCGATTCTTGCTGTTTTAATAGGAGGATTGCTCTTGGTTAATCAGTTTCTAAAGGTTTCTGAAAAGACTGTTGTTAAAGAAGATAAGGTATTATCTACTGAGCAAACTACTAAAGAAGAAGTACCAGAGGTTTCGGGAAATGTATATACCAGAGGTATTGTATCTATGGTGGTGGGTGATGTTAAGATTCAGAGTAGAGGTGTTATTTTTGATGCTGAAGTTGGTTACATTCTCAAACAGGAAGATGTCATAAGAACTGGTAAGTCGTCTGAATGTGAAGTGCAAGTTGATAAAAGAATAGTTTTGAGAATTGGAGAAAAAACTGAAATTTCCCTATCTGAGATTGTTTCTGTGGTAGAAGGTAAAAAAGAAAGTATCGTTGACTTAGTAAAAGGTACTGTTAAATCTGCTGTTGGTAACTTGAAGGGAGGTGAGTTAAAAGTCAGGACATCAACGGCGATTGCTGCTGTTAGGGGAACAAAATTTATGGTTTACTCTGATGAAAATGGTGGAACTAGAGTTATTGTATCGGAAGGTAAGGTTTCAGTAGGAATTAGGTCTAAAACTCTTGAAGAGCAAATTCAAAAGCTTAATGATGAGCAGAGAAAAAATATTGAAAAAAATGTTCTTTTGAGTGTAGTTGTAAAAGAAGGTGAGCAAGTTTATGTAGATAAAAAGATTCAGAAAAAAGTAGAACAATCTGTTCAATCTTCTTTACCTGTCGGAGCTTTTGATACTACCGATGATTTTATTGAGGAGATTAATAAAATAGTTAAGCAGATATCTTCAAAAAATCGCTTGGTGGTTGAAAGTGCTAATAAACAGGTTTTGGCATCTATTGATAAGTCTATTTCAAAGGATATAATGGTTGATTATGAGAATTCGGTGAGAGTATCTTTCTTGCCTACAGAGTCAACTAAAGATGCTATGTTGTACATAAATAATGTTGAGATTTCAAGTATTCCTGTTGAAAGAATTTTGGGGAAAAATGTTGATTATATTATCGGAGTTAAAAAGGATAATAAGTTTATATTTAAAGAAAAGATGAGATTCACAAAGGATAGTAAAATCACAATTGATGTTAAAGAAGAGTTGAAGCCTAAAGAAGAGAAAACTGTGAAAATGAATTTTGGTATGAATATTGTCTCTGGATATGGCAAGTGGGCAAAACATGGTACCATATCTCTAATACCATCATCTTCAGGTGTTATAGTATTTGATGGTAAGAGTATTAAGAGTGTAGGTGTGAAAGGATTGGCCTACGGATTTGGTGATGGAATTATTGTTTCATTATCAAAGGATGAGAATGAATTTATTGTAGTTAATATATCTTCATTTGATGGTGGATTGTTGCAGTCGATCAATTTAGGTGAGTCATCTAGGGGTACTCTAGTAGTATCGCGACCTGCTGTTTTAGGTGATAAAGTTTTTGTTCCATCAATAGATGGTGTTTACATAATTGATATAAAGACTGGTGATAAAAAAGTTGCAAAGATAGGTAGTGTTTATTCTGATATAGTAGCAATAAAGGATAGAGCAATTTCAATTAATGAAATAGGTGAAGTTTATTCAATATCTGGAGATGGTTCTCATTCCAAAATTGGTCAGATGAGTCTATCTATTGTCAGGAAAGCATCATTATCCTCGGATGGTGAAAACTTATTCGTGTTTTTGAAAGGTAGACTTCATATCGTGAATCTTGAAAAGTTTAAAGAAATATCAGTAAATACCGACATACAAACAGAATCATTACCTATATCGACACGAGATAGAATTATACTATTTGGAGATAGAAAGATTGTATCTGTAAAGAAAAATGGTGAAATTGAATATGAGATTGATTTGAACGGAAAACAGAAAGGAATGCCTTATGTGGGTGAGTACATAGTTGCTACTACAACTCAAGGTGTGTTTGTTTATAACGTAAATAATGGTGAAATGGTAAAAGAATTCGATATTCAGGCTAGTACTTCTTTGATAATTGGTGATAAGCTTTATGTTGTTTCGAGCAGCGAAACTTTAGTTTTGGATATTAAGTAA
- the guaA gene encoding glutamine-hydrolyzing GMP synthase yields MIVILDFGSQYTQLIARRIRELGVYAEIFPYNIDEKGLHSHLGEEIIEGIILSGGPSSVVDPGAPTISLDFLAKYGVPILGICYGMQLLCKVMGGKLEKSKYREYGYTELEILSDSILFHDIPKNIVVWMSHGDSVVELPSKFKPIAITKNNIIASVQSDDGKFFCVQFHPEVFHTQYGTEIISNFVFKVCNAKKSWSVEKFMEDERRKIVNFVGDRNVVMAVSGGVDSTVMAVYLNIVLGKRLKPVFVNTGLLRMNETDEVINNFRSLGIEVEYIDAEEEFLSALKGVKDPEDKRKIIGKKFIEVFIKNVGNIDILAQGTLYPDVIETSSVKGPSSTIKTHHNRVKEIRQLEKEGRILEPFKFLFKDEVRKLGKVLGIPDNILNRHPFPGPGLAVRIIGEVTRERLDILRKADKIFIDELKRENLYDKVWQSFVVLLSDKAVGVMGDERSYGFVVALRSVNSVDGMTADWSKLPYEFLNKVANRIVREVNEITRVVYDITSKPPATIEWE; encoded by the coding sequence ATGATAGTTATATTAGATTTTGGATCCCAATACACTCAGCTTATCGCAAGAAGAATAAGAGAATTAGGAGTATATGCAGAAATATTTCCTTATAATATAGACGAAAAAGGGTTGCATTCTCATTTAGGTGAAGAGATTATAGAAGGTATAATTTTATCTGGAGGGCCTTCTAGTGTTGTTGATCCAGGTGCTCCAACGATATCGTTGGATTTTTTGGCAAAATATGGTGTTCCTATTCTTGGTATATGTTATGGTATGCAATTGTTGTGTAAAGTTATGGGTGGTAAGTTAGAAAAATCAAAATATAGGGAATATGGCTATACTGAGTTAGAGATTTTGTCTGATTCAATTTTATTTCATGACATACCTAAAAATATAGTTGTTTGGATGAGCCATGGAGATTCTGTTGTTGAATTGCCTTCAAAATTCAAACCAATTGCTATAACAAAAAATAATATTATCGCTTCTGTCCAATCTGATGATGGTAAGTTTTTCTGTGTTCAATTTCATCCTGAAGTTTTTCATACGCAATATGGAACTGAGATAATATCGAATTTTGTCTTTAAGGTCTGTAATGCAAAGAAATCTTGGTCTGTTGAAAAGTTCATGGAAGATGAGAGGAGGAAAATAGTAAATTTTGTAGGTGATAGAAATGTAGTTATGGCTGTTAGCGGTGGGGTTGATTCAACAGTTATGGCTGTTTATTTGAATATTGTGTTAGGTAAGCGGCTTAAACCTGTGTTTGTGAATACAGGATTGTTAAGAATGAACGAGACTGATGAGGTTATAAATAACTTTAGATCTCTTGGAATTGAAGTTGAGTATATAGATGCCGAAGAAGAGTTTCTATCAGCGTTGAAAGGAGTTAAAGATCCAGAAGATAAAAGGAAGATAATAGGTAAAAAATTTATTGAAGTTTTCATTAAGAATGTAGGGAATATTGATATACTTGCTCAGGGTACTTTATATCCGGATGTTATTGAGACTTCTTCTGTTAAGGGTCCGTCTTCTACTATAAAAACACATCACAACAGAGTTAAAGAAATAAGGCAACTTGAAAAGGAAGGTAGAATTCTTGAGCCGTTTAAGTTTTTGTTTAAGGATGAAGTTAGAAAGCTAGGTAAAGTATTAGGCATACCTGATAACATACTAAATAGGCATCCATTTCCTGGACCAGGTCTTGCTGTTAGGATAATCGGAGAAGTAACAAGAGAAAGACTCGATATCTTGAGAAAGGCTGATAAGATATTCATAGATGAACTTAAGAGGGAAAATCTTTATGACAAAGTTTGGCAGTCTTTTGTTGTTTTGCTTTCTGATAAAGCTGTTGGTGTTATGGGTGATGAAAGAAGTTATGGTTTTGTTGTTGCTTTGAGAAGTGTGAATAGTGTTGATGGCATGACTGCAGATTGGTCTAAGCTTCCTTACGAATTTCTTAACAAAGTTGCTAATAGGATAGTAAGAGAAGTTAATGAGATAACTAGGGTAGTATATGATATAACATCAAAGCCACCAGCTACGATAGAGTGGGAGTGA
- a CDS encoding radical SAM protein, with protein sequence MYQKVKLFAKKDTLSFVLSEEEFVILDYEGRLNLVFNKGIMYRRGYDNIIVCSKTNNTNYYETIPNNQKTRIIDRYYTKIKEIIDKSLFDIMLLETNNQILRYTLEKIKALNSNALEEDGKKFRSIFKPITIIPPENYLSLYIPITEGCSYNKCSFCNLYKDRSFRIKNPTEIDKLMKDIIDFFGLSLLTRKSIFLGEGNVIVENNQTILQSIQIIKEHLSKTKHISFNFEDSFYGFMDTFHTKKTIKELEELKKAGIRKVYIGLETGDDELIAKILLKPSTSKETIQVVNNLKSVGINVGIIIIVGIGGKKYKNSHFDKTIQTISEMNLDSQDTVFLSPLIEYSNLDYSRIINELGIERMSKDEIHQELKRFKEALTKIKKLKTPIYKVDRFLYA encoded by the coding sequence ATGTATCAGAAAGTTAAACTATTTGCAAAAAAAGACACTCTATCTTTCGTTCTATCAGAAGAGGAATTCGTAATACTAGATTACGAAGGTAGACTAAACTTAGTATTTAACAAAGGTATCATGTATAGAAGGGGATACGACAATATTATAGTGTGTAGTAAAACAAATAACACTAATTATTACGAAACTATACCTAACAATCAAAAAACAAGGATCATAGATAGATATTATACAAAAATAAAAGAGATTATAGATAAATCACTTTTTGACATTATGCTACTGGAAACTAATAATCAGATACTCAGATATACACTGGAAAAGATCAAAGCTTTAAACAGTAATGCTTTAGAAGAAGACGGTAAAAAATTTAGAAGTATATTCAAACCAATAACCATAATCCCACCCGAGAATTATCTTTCGTTATACATACCTATAACAGAAGGATGCTCTTACAACAAGTGTAGCTTCTGTAATCTCTATAAAGATAGAAGCTTTAGAATAAAAAACCCAACAGAAATCGATAAACTTATGAAGGATATTATAGACTTTTTTGGACTATCACTACTCACAAGAAAGAGTATATTCTTAGGCGAAGGTAATGTAATAGTAGAAAATAACCAGACGATCTTACAGTCGATACAAATTATAAAAGAACACCTGAGTAAAACTAAACATATATCGTTTAATTTTGAAGACTCATTCTATGGGTTTATGGATACTTTCCACACTAAAAAAACTATAAAAGAACTAGAAGAACTCAAAAAAGCAGGAATAAGAAAAGTATACATTGGACTTGAAACAGGAGACGATGAATTAATCGCAAAAATACTCTTAAAACCATCAACTTCAAAAGAAACTATTCAGGTAGTAAATAATCTAAAAAGTGTAGGCATCAATGTTGGTATTATAATCATAGTAGGAATTGGTGGTAAAAAGTATAAAAATTCTCACTTTGATAAAACAATTCAAACAATATCAGAAATGAACTTAGACAGTCAAGATACTGTATTTTTATCACCCCTGATTGAGTACTCAAACCTTGATTATTCAAGAATAATAAATGAGCTAGGAATAGAAAGAATGTCAAAAGATGAAATACACCAAGAACTCAAAAGATTCAAAGAAGCACTAACTAAGATAAAAAAGTTAAAAACTCCTATCTACAAAGTAGATAGATTTTTGTATGCATAG
- a CDS encoding sigma-70 family RNA polymerase sigma factor, with the protein MALVDENRVKSLISEYQNGNQSVMNAIIREISLYVYNFPIVLYNSSRDDASDFYIYFMERVESVVAKFKDKGCKFVTYLTASLINYYKNFLAGKRRTLKIVYESELNDVNIFSVLSSDNLSFDDSLISIAVEFFESLDEFSKLIIKTFIFELTPEDIKLISKYTNKPVEQVLSEYQDILKKVFKKCELRKKLIQLINKKPTENRIERLKKMNILCGYSDVAKLLGMTVSNVGISLKRLRDRFKNYAYKNLSTL; encoded by the coding sequence ATGGCACTTGTAGATGAGAATAGAGTCAAATCTCTTATTAGTGAGTATCAGAATGGAAATCAATCTGTTATGAATGCTATAATAAGAGAAATTTCTCTATATGTATATAACTTTCCGATAGTTTTGTATAATTCCTCAAGAGATGACGCTAGTGATTTTTATATTTACTTTATGGAAAGAGTTGAAAGTGTAGTAGCCAAATTTAAAGATAAAGGATGTAAGTTTGTAACATACTTGACGGCTTCTCTTATCAATTATTACAAGAATTTTCTGGCAGGGAAGCGACGCACTTTGAAGATAGTTTATGAATCTGAATTGAACGATGTAAATATTTTTAGCGTGCTTTCTAGTGATAATCTTAGTTTTGATGATAGTCTTATATCTATTGCTGTTGAGTTTTTTGAAAGTCTTGATGAGTTTTCAAAGCTTATAATAAAGACGTTTATCTTTGAACTAACTCCGGAGGATATAAAATTAATCTCAAAATATACAAACAAGCCTGTTGAACAAGTTTTGTCTGAGTATCAGGATATACTTAAGAAAGTTTTTAAGAAGTGTGAATTAAGAAAAAAGTTGATACAGTTAATAAATAAAAAACCCACTGAAAATAGAATTGAAAGGTTAAAGAAGATGAATATTTTGTGTGGATATTCTGATGTTGCTAAACTTCTTGGTATGACTGTTAGTAATGTGGGAATAAGCTTGAAGAGGTTGAGAGATAGGTTTAAAAACTATGCATACAAAAATCTATCTACTTTGTAG
- a CDS encoding TlyA family RNA methyltransferase, which produces MKKERLDVAMVNRGIVPSRELAKRMIMAGIIKVNGEKVYKPSYEVKQSDIIEEIEKPRYVSRGGYKLEGALEEFKIDVKDKVCLDVGVSTGGFTDCLLQRGAKFVYGVDVGIGQIDSKIRTDPRVKVYEKINARYLDKFVEEGKVFFDYRIDLVVMDLSFISLEKVIPSVFNVVGKEVEFVVLIKPQFELEPRYIGKYGIAKEEYHHLALEKIECFIKNKGFNVIGITKSKLKGTDGNQEYFIYFVT; this is translated from the coding sequence ATGAAAAAAGAGCGGTTAGATGTTGCTATGGTGAATAGAGGGATTGTGCCGTCAAGAGAATTAGCCAAAAGAATGATAATGGCAGGTATAATTAAAGTTAATGGAGAAAAAGTTTATAAGCCTTCCTACGAAGTGAAACAAAGTGATATAATAGAAGAGATTGAGAAACCAAGGTATGTGAGTAGAGGAGGATACAAGTTGGAAGGTGCTCTTGAGGAGTTTAAAATAGATGTAAAAGACAAAGTATGTTTGGATGTTGGAGTATCAACAGGTGGGTTTACTGATTGTCTCTTGCAGAGAGGAGCTAAGTTTGTTTACGGAGTTGATGTTGGAATAGGGCAGATTGATTCTAAAATAAGGACAGATCCTAGAGTTAAGGTTTATGAAAAAATAAATGCTAGATATCTGGATAAATTCGTTGAGGAAGGTAAAGTATTTTTTGACTATAGAATAGATTTAGTTGTTATGGATTTATCTTTTATATCGCTTGAGAAGGTTATACCTTCTGTTTTTAATGTTGTAGGTAAAGAAGTCGAATTTGTTGTGCTTATAAAACCCCAGTTTGAGCTTGAGCCTAGATATATAGGTAAGTATGGGATAGCAAAAGAAGAATATCATCATTTAGCGCTTGAGAAGATAGAGTGTTTTATTAAGAATAAAGGGTTCAATGTTATTGGAATAACAAAATCAAAACTCAAAGGTACCGATGGGAACCAAGAATACTTTATCTATTTTGTAACATGA
- a CDS encoding type 1 glutamine amidotransferase — MILVLRNSPIEGLGYLEEVLSNYHIRYNYFDTKNLSDDILETLALDKYSGLIILGGPQSVYEENIYPYLTVEKKVIDNFINNNKPILGICLGSQLIASTLGARVYKGDKGEEIGWYDIKITGDGAKDPVFSKYYSLKVFQWHSDTFDLPKDAVRIATSDNYLNQAFKYKKNVYAIQFHTEVRLSDAKLWIEKSNLNRSKIEQILGDFDIHFNQVKNINNEIVWHLFVNV, encoded by the coding sequence ATGATTTTAGTCTTAAGGAACTCACCCATAGAAGGATTAGGATACCTCGAAGAAGTACTATCAAACTACCACATAAGGTATAACTATTTTGACACTAAAAATCTATCAGATGATATTCTGGAAACATTAGCACTAGATAAATACAGCGGTCTAATAATACTAGGGGGGCCCCAATCGGTTTACGAAGAAAATATATACCCATATCTAACAGTTGAGAAGAAAGTGATAGATAATTTCATAAATAACAATAAACCAATTCTAGGCATATGTTTAGGATCACAGCTAATAGCAAGTACTTTAGGTGCTAGAGTATACAAGGGTGATAAAGGCGAAGAAATAGGATGGTACGATATAAAAATAACCGGAGATGGAGCAAAAGATCCCGTATTCTCAAAATACTACTCCTTAAAAGTCTTTCAATGGCATAGTGATACTTTCGATTTACCCAAAGATGCAGTTAGAATAGCAACTTCTGACAACTACCTAAATCAAGCATTCAAATACAAAAAAAATGTATACGCTATTCAATTCCATACCGAAGTAAGGTTATCAGATGCAAAACTATGGATAGAAAAATCAAATCTAAATCGAAGTAAAATAGAACAAATACTAGGAGATTTTGATATTCATTTCAATCAAGTAAAAAACATAAACAATGAGATTGTTTGGCACTTGTTTGTAAATGTATGA
- a CDS encoding ATP-binding protein: protein MIDKTYALPSRIENILYISSAISTFTDIAIVDVERKVIYLKNTSQISNQDMISIHKRTIEEYNIFKIPFLFGSHNNTKFLSYYFRTKDSELTLIGFSENELEIQDIATFKLIAINIKELFEIIETTATIIEKLTELESIISFYKSITTPLNRELFLAYILDKIISELGAEVGSIMILDKDKNISSLFQLGLEEETTKNIFYKIRKEHEIDKITIITPKEIPNLIPNNSKRLENLILYPIKFENEVVGVIMLANKRVGINYIPFQDQDIHKLNVLITPVGIIIKNYIMFRDLFIFNQLNQKILSNITSIIALTDPNYKVKYINRENSKETIEKLIEKAKEEDNQILSSRGIEIEINGNFYEVKAQPIFEESGNLTEILWTIEDITYKKEQINRHILSEKINIIGELVSGIAHEIRNPLTSIGGFVELLKTRKNDQDFINKFINIISKDIGRITNLLNSFIRFSKPVSYEITDVDIKSVISETLDILMYQITQKNIKIINKLEDEIIIKGNYNLLLQVFTNIILNSIQAITHNKGKIEIGYMNYSDETNSYIVIYIKDNGIGIPKEIQNKIFDPFFTTKPDGTGLGLSICQKIVMDLGGFVKVKSDEELGTNMMVFLPYRKTKQLS, encoded by the coding sequence ATGATTGATAAAACATATGCTCTACCCAGTAGGATAGAAAATATACTTTATATCTCATCGGCAATCAGCACATTTACCGATATAGCAATAGTGGATGTTGAAAGAAAGGTCATATACCTTAAAAACACTAGCCAAATATCTAATCAAGATATGATAAGTATCCATAAAAGAACCATAGAAGAATATAACATATTTAAAATACCGTTTCTTTTCGGATCACATAATAATACAAAGTTTTTATCATACTATTTCAGAACCAAAGATTCAGAACTAACTCTGATAGGCTTTAGTGAAAATGAACTGGAAATACAAGATATCGCAACTTTCAAGCTAATAGCAATAAATATAAAAGAACTTTTTGAAATAATTGAAACAACAGCAACTATAATCGAAAAACTAACAGAACTTGAGTCAATAATCTCCTTCTACAAATCTATAACAACTCCACTCAATAGAGAACTATTTTTAGCATACATACTTGATAAAATAATATCCGAACTTGGAGCAGAAGTAGGAAGTATAATGATACTCGACAAAGATAAAAATATATCTTCTTTGTTTCAATTAGGACTTGAAGAAGAAACTACCAAAAACATATTTTACAAAATAAGGAAAGAACATGAAATAGATAAAATCACAATAATAACGCCAAAAGAAATACCTAATCTGATACCTAACAATTCTAAAAGACTAGAAAATCTAATACTATACCCCATAAAGTTTGAAAACGAAGTAGTAGGGGTAATAATGCTAGCAAATAAAAGAGTAGGTATAAATTACATACCATTCCAAGATCAAGACATACATAAATTGAACGTTTTGATAACCCCAGTAGGTATAATAATAAAAAACTACATAATGTTTAGAGATTTATTCATATTCAACCAGTTGAACCAGAAAATACTTTCAAACATAACAAGCATAATAGCACTAACCGACCCAAACTACAAAGTTAAATACATAAACAGAGAAAATTCAAAAGAAACCATAGAAAAACTTATAGAAAAAGCAAAGGAAGAGGATAACCAAATTCTATCATCAAGAGGAATAGAGATAGAGATAAACGGCAATTTTTATGAAGTAAAAGCACAACCAATATTTGAAGAATCAGGAAACCTTACAGAAATACTATGGACTATCGAAGACATAACCTACAAGAAAGAACAGATAAATAGGCACATACTATCTGAGAAAATTAACATAATAGGAGAATTAGTCTCCGGTATAGCACACGAAATAAGAAACCCTCTTACCTCAATAGGTGGTTTCGTTGAACTTCTAAAAACAAGAAAAAATGATCAGGACTTCATTAATAAGTTTATAAACATAATTTCAAAAGACATAGGTAGAATAACAAATCTACTTAATAGCTTTATAAGATTCTCAAAACCTGTAAGCTACGAAATAACAGACGTAGACATAAAATCAGTAATTTCTGAAACACTTGATATACTAATGTATCAGATAACACAAAAAAACATAAAAATCATAAACAAACTTGAAGATGAAATAATAATCAAAGGTAATTACAATCTTCTACTACAGGTATTCACAAACATAATCCTAAACTCAATTCAAGCAATAACCCACAACAAAGGTAAAATAGAAATAGGATATATGAACTACTCAGATGAAACAAATAGTTACATTGTAATTTACATAAAAGATAATGGTATTGGAATACCAAAAGAAATACAAAACAAAATATTCGATCCATTCTTCACTACAAAACCAGATGGGACAGGTCTTGGGCTATCCATATGTCAAAAAATAGTAATGGATTTAGGTGGCTTTGTGAAAGTCAAAAGCGATGAGGAATTGGGAACCAATATGATGGTATTCTTACCTTACCGCAAAACTAAACAGTTGTCCTAA
- the flgB gene encoding flagellar basal body rod protein FlgB: protein MIFSTSHKDGKLLDIIKRDLNAVVIRHNVISDNIANADTPGFRRAEVSFESQLKRALDSEKQPLYPARMSDSRHIPFDERIDYRTVKPRISIEYDTFYRNDKNGVDIDKEMVEFSKNAMRYNLLVEIYNRNIKKIESVIRTTV from the coding sequence ATGATATTTTCAACATCTCACAAAGATGGTAAGTTACTTGACATAATAAAAAGAGATTTAAATGCTGTTGTGATAAGGCATAATGTTATATCTGATAACATAGCTAATGCGGATACTCCAGGATTTAGGAGAGCTGAAGTTAGCTTTGAGTCTCAACTTAAAAGAGCACTAGATTCGGAAAAGCAGCCTTTGTATCCTGCTAGGATGTCTGATTCCAGACATATACCTTTTGATGAAAGAATAGACTATAGGACTGTGAAACCGAGAATAAGTATAGAATACGATACTTTCTATAGAAATGATAAAAATGGTGTTGACATAGATAAAGAAATGGTTGAATTTTCTAAGAATGCTATGAGGTATAACCTTCTAGTTGAGATATACAATAGGAATATAAAGAAAATAGAATCTGTTATTAGGACAACTGTTTAG